aacatggcttgcatcgacgtaacaggcacgtgttaacacagtacaaagacgctgctgcctcgagcacaggagcacgcgtcaacgcgtcggggggaaaaaaaagcgcgacgtcaacgtcatctgtaatataaacgcgaaggcgcctaaaggcctccaagattcgcgcgcactatctcggaggcaacgatgcaccgttgatggtcgcacAGCGGgcatgcccgcgcgtgactgccttGTCTTCCGGGACAGCGCGTGCACCACATGTTCGTacttgtgcgctagcgtacgttcgtatcaaacgtcgcggggtgcacaTCGGTTCggaacaaccgtactccaatacattgcaggttaatgggccttggccgggactacagaaaatttcgtatcaccccgaaattcgtacgagccgtgatcgtatcaccgaggttttagtGTAGATAGTCCTGTAATGACCATTGTGCCTTATACAGCTTTTACTACTAAATCCAGACTCCGCAAATATTCCTTAGTTCAAGGTTCCATGAAAACTAAATTACCAGTTCAAGAATATGTTCATCTTTCTTTTGCTTCGGATAAATAATGGTGTCGCACGCGCAATTTGAAGTATATTTTTCAAAATTTCGATACCGTATTCATCCtcctaatttttaaatgcgaggcatttcttagcggaccattggcactttgaccgtttctatctatctatctatctatctatctatctatctatctatctatctatctatctatctatctatctatctatctatctatctatctatctatctatctatctatctatctatctatctatctatctatctatctatctatctatctatctagccgcctacgtctggctgctctcgtgatcgcctccttaacttggtgtagaccaaaattagcgtggaagggtaagaggacatgacgaatatgtctgtctggtcatgacgtgaataacgtgaaaatcctgtcgcgtacgttgtcaatccctttcctccagacacgtgtggtctggtctggtcccatcTCCTCTATGCTTTTACTGTCAAGAACCTGAAAACATCGATAACTACTTTCTTACTTGCCGTCGTTTGACCAGACTTGGGAAAAAACATATCGAAAtgctattcagaaacttaagactTACTCTTAACTctgaaaatattctttcccttcgGGCATCTTCTCTGTGCCACAGCAAACAGGAACGTTTGCTTAGCCGCACGCGAATTTCTTAGGAGCACAAAAAGATTTCCTTGTTAATTATTCCCAATCAAAATTTGGTACATCCGACTTCCTCGCGCTAATTCATTGTACTTCATAGGATTGGTCTATTCCTATTTTTATTGGTATATAAACTTAtaattcttcaatttttctataTACGCTAGACGGCCGattagtttctttttcttcgtatAAATTCTAAATtttcccacttatattaaccgccggtttcatagccaatcccccgtagtgggtaagagccaagaattaaggctCGAGCAAGAAAGTAAGCAATGCCCCGACTGCCGCCCCCAGCGGGTTCAACGTCTGCAGCGCAACTGCAACGCCCTGCCGGTGCCGGAAATGCTCCACCTCGACAGGACCTCAAACAGGCGCAGTCAAAGGCAGCTCTTGCCGTCTCTTCATCCGTTCCTCAGCAAAGCGCGGTCATGGTGTACCCCTCCGCAGCCGGTCGCATCCCTTCGGATGCAACGGCAGCTGAGGCCGCGGTGGCCACTGTTCACGGTGGCACGGCAATCCCAGGTGGCGCACTCTCGCCCCATAAAGGACATAAGCATCCACACGGTGTTATGAGGCCTTCGGAGTTGCCCATGCTCCGTCTTCGCAAGGTAAGAGGTTTGGAAAACAAGTGCATGTGATAACAAAGTAGTGTGACAGGAGGACCCTTCCATTTGTCCCGTAGTGGCGTGCAGCAACAGGACGCGCAATTTCTACGTTGCCTGTATGAATACAACAGTAGGCAGCGGGGCTCTAGTTATACTTTCATATGCCGTCATTGCTAGTAGAGATGCGTTTTAGGGTGCCGAAGGAAAAGGTAGCGCCCTTCAGGTTCGCAGGAATGAACAAGTTTTCGTGGCCTCCAGTGTCGTCTTAGTGTTCGCAGCATATAAAACGCCACAAGGTCCTTTtgtgcattctcctaagacgacttgaaTTCGACagtcttcatttctttttcttcgtagTCGAAAGCCATAGGTTACGGCGAGCCTTTTTAGGCATTTTTGGGACTTGTAGAAGAATTACCATATATGCGAACTTCTAAGTGGAACACACTTTAAGTTAAAGAAACATGTTCAAGGTGGtcgatttaaaggggccctgcaacaattttccaagtaatcacCGAATGACTTCATGAAAAGAgcttgttgcctcacgaatcgactgccgcaaaacttTTGAGAATCCATCAAGTATGGGAGTTGCAAGGATTTGTCttacgcttcaagcgctttctctctcctttcgtgctagcaagcgcgctgaaagctacgcagggtttggcggatgacaagggggcaaaaagatgcgtccgttcgtcagcgtgcgtcatgagcTCGAGCACTtgcccttctttttctttttctttgcacgcgcggcttactttcagtgtgatcgcgagcgcgcgagcgggtacgtggcggcatcctgcggcggCCGCGGTAGCTATGGCGCTCACGACGCTCGAATAAGCCAATTGCCGTGTACTTTCGTTTTATGGCatatttgttgagagaagagggaacgatttttagctgactttgagaaataattATAAATTCCGGGTGGTGTGCTGCTCTGTGTTTGGCTCGCctgttctcaggaacctcgactaccgatcggctgcGTTttgtgaccatgctgaaaaagtgttgcagggcccctttaagttggaCCTATTTGGTTAGACCACCACGAGAGCGCAATTCTGCTCTTATTCACAGTGTACGTTCACGTGTGGTTGAATAAAATTAGCCTGTCGTTCGTTTAGTTCATTGCCATTTATTGATCTGCAGTTTGTGCTCCGATGGGCTCCTATGAGGATCATCGGACTTCTGCGACCACAGCCCACACGACCGCGCCACGCTCCGACACTGCGTGAGCTGCTGCTTGAAGTGCAGAAACATGAACAAGAAGATTTGGTAAGTTACAGTGCTTTAGGCGCTGCAGTAATttactattgcgatagcaattatgtggacactccaTGCGCGCTTTTACCGTCGAGGTCAAAAAGAATAAACATTTACGCGGTTGGTTGTGTTCGGCTGATTTCTCAATTACCTGGTCGATGACATGAGTGTGATACGACGTGGAATATCCTGTCCTGAAACCGGTTCGCTCGCTAGTTTGGTAAAAGTCAAATGTTTTTCTTATCCTCTTCGCAATCACCTTCCTAAAGTTTTCTGAAAATAAGCTGATGTGTTTTTAATTCTCCAAGACCTCAACCTCTCCCTACTTCTCTACGAATGTAATATTGGCATTTTTATAGCTGACACATTTGAAGTTTTGAGACAGTGAATGTATATTGTCTGAAGTTTCTTAAATAAGGAATCGTCCAATTTTTCATAAAAGAGCTCCTATGCCATCCTGCCTAGCTGATTTTTTGTCAGGCATATCTCGTATGGACTATTTAAACCCATCGGTAGTTAAATGTCAAACTTCAATATTTTGACCAGCATTGCTCTCAATTTGAGGATGGATGACTTATCTATGAACTGTGTAGGTAAAAGTAGAATTCTTTTACCACTTTCGCTGTCTCCTTGGTAACATTCTGCTGTTCAAGCTTTAAAGCACGGATTTTTGCTCTTCCTAAACAAAGTTTCCTTAGTGCTGTTCTGATGCTGCCGCGTTGCTGCCTCTTTCTCTCTGATTTTGTTCGTAGTTATGCCATTGACTTTCTTGTTTATCAGCTTTGTCAACCTAGGGTACTCTAAATATTGAGTTATTCGCATTCATGTGCTCCTGTCAAGTTTTCGTGGTTTGGTAGAGTTTGCCTCGGTGTTTtacctccaacttttttttctgcttcagagATCAGTCTAGTCACTGCTTCGTTCCTTATCAAACTGTCAGCGTTTCCTGTTTGTTCGAAACCATCGTATTTTTCTCAAACGCAATCCGAAATTCCGCTATCTTTTGTCAGGACATCTAGGTGTGCCTGTTGTTAGTGGCTAACTTCAGTATAGTTCTCAAACCTTCACCCCAATCATGCTATATGTACTGCACTTTACCTCGCTTATTACATCTACGTCCTCCACTACGCCTCCGTTACCCCACTGTGTAAAATCTATCTAGTTCTTTGTCCATTAGAGCTTTTCCATGTCTACTTTCTAATTCTATGCTTTCAGATGAAGGCGTTCGTTATAAGGAGTCTATTTCGTGCTGCGAAATCCACTAACATCTCTCCTCTACTTCTAGGCTCAATGCCATACTTGCGACTTTTTCCCCCACAGTCTTTTCTTCTGACTTTCGCATTGATGTCTCCCATGTTTGTTgtgtactgactacgatatttctCCATTGCTAATTCAATACCCTCGTAGAGCTGTTCCTCTTCGTCATGACTGGATGCTGAAGCGTAAGCCTTTACCACCTTGAGTATATATCTCTCGTTTAGCTTTATCAGGACGCTCGCTACTCATTCACTGATATTGTGCAATTCTGCAGTGTTGTCTGCAATATGCGAATCAGAAGCTTTACTCCATACGCCGGAGTGTACTACGCTAGAACGAATTGGCACTCGCGAAAGTATACAAAAATGTTTACCAGGTAGGAAGAGGATCGAGTTATGATTCTAAATTTTCGCAACATGGAACTAGCTTGCCAGTCCTTTGTAGACTTTTGGTTATCTGTGTTACGGTGAATGTGAAACGCCTTTTTCCTCTGCATCAAACCTATGCCTGTCTGCGTGCAGAACCGTTACACCAAGGAGCGTCAGCGGCAGCTCGTCGTGCTGCTGGTGATCGCCGTGCTCTTGCTCTACTTCGCGGGAGTCGTCGGCGCTTACGTCTACTACGACAACGCGGAGCAGACGCCAGCTGTGCCAGGACGTCGACGAGTGCCCCTTAAAATGTTGCGAAGCACGATCAATGGATCTGCAACAACGGTGGCCCAACATTCTCTGCTGCGCTCATGGAAGCGCGCCGCCCTGGAGGCCTTCCGAAATCGGCGCCTTTAGGAAGCGGTCGTGAAAACGTGCGAGCTTGCAGGCGATTTGCCCGACGTTTCTCTGTGCCTACTGCAGGCGTTTGTCAATGATACACGTTTTGCATTCTCTCGATGCCCCTTGTCTGTGCTACCACGTACACCAGCATTATTCTCACGAATGCCTTCTTGCTCCCAATATTATAAAGTGTGCACTTCTCGCATCGTTTTAGGCGAGAAATTATCAGCTTTGTAATTGAAACATTCTTTCAGACAATTGCGATGATTCAGTCAATAGCCTAATCAAGGTCGTATATTATCGCTTTGCATGGAAGCCTCGCAGCAGTGAAGCGATTTTTCCATAGTCTTAATCGTGAGGCCGGTCCAACCTTTGACAGATAATATAAAGTCTTTTAGGAAAAGCAAATGGTTAACAGCACTCAGTTTTCCAGGAGTGCCAATCTAACCAGGCTGGCCTCACACCCCGAAAGACAACCGAAAAAATCCATGTAGAAATGATTTCAATCGTAAATATCTGTTATCTATTCGTTCACAGTCGCTCCATTTAAAATTTTCATGATTAGCGCCATATTTTAAGCACTCAAATTTCTGAGCTCTATGGAACGCATGCTCGTAAATTTATTAACACTTGAGATTGAGATAAAATAAACGATTATGTTACTGTTCAGCCACACCTCTTCCAGATCCTCTGCGTGAAGGCGTAATGATCTTTCACGTATAGCTCTGCTCAGTGGCGTTGGTCAACAGGACAATGTAAGCGATGCAGGTAGCTACCTTACAATGCAAGCAGAGTTGTCGTTGACGAAAATAGCGCAGTATGAACAGGGACACGAGAAGAGGACATACAACACAGGCGGTGGTGCCTGTGATCTCTTCTCATGTCCCTGTTGATCCTGCGCTATTTTCGTCGATGAtattgtaccaacaagcccaaatggaAACTCTGCTCAAAAGCAGAGCTGGACGTAGTATTTGCGATGTTCTCTGAAGAACTGTCCATTAAATCTGTTCCATTTATGCAAATCTCACAGAAAGTGAATGTGATACTGCAGCCATTTCTATCCGTTATTTTTCATGAACCAGGAGGTGAATAAAGGTCCCGACAGGCACGCCATCGCTCCTGATAGTCTATGTCGGGGATCTCGATCTCGCCTCACCCCTGACTGCCCCGGCCCTTTAGTCCTGCAAGTGCCGGGACAGTAAAAGTGTTGGAGCAGACAGGCAGTGgtcgcggagggggggggggggataggagCAAAATATCTGCTAACGTTGCTATTTGAAAGAAGGCGTTTTCCACATCTAAAATATTGCTCATTTCTGAACAGGATTTGGCCAAGCAGAGTTTTCGtctaacgctcgcacctgctgtgctAGGTAGTGGGGCTGCCCAGttactgtggcgcatacccacgggTGGTTTTCAGCGGACACCAAattttttacggccggcttaaacagcgcTGCTCGTAAACCTTCTAATCGGCGCCGGTAATTTCTCAAGACTGACAAAAAGCCTCGATCGCACGGAACGCACGTGTATTTTTCTGAAAGCGTGAAAATTACGGAAGATTGTACGGCGTAAAAAAACCaattaaaaaaaatcggcagatctcacgtaccgtgggaatcgatgttatgcgaagcatgcgcaggaagatgactgcgtcgcaatttttcacattgagcgaaacggtacggaatgacgctagagaaatgtgcaaatgatatatgcacacacatattttgaagagtagCACACGTATTATATAACCCAATTTGCAGTTGTTTAACAATGCAAACAGCAACATAGGCGTTTCCAACACCAAatgcagtaagctgatatgtagtgcttctattttcaatactggatagcgcgagtTCGAATAGGACATTGACGGAACACagaagcacaggacaggcgctacttgaAACTAAGCTTAATTCagtagtttccctagatatatacacagccgagcggcACCCGCAGGCGCAccgcacgtacgttacagtcacagttgcagttgttagagttgcgttacagttgttatgcttatacttatccgttatgacgcagaacgcacgcacgtttcaagaaCCCGTGCGCATATGTGggaggggttcttggcagttcttgaacaaggtcatcaccaccgtgatcagtcaacaccagcagctggacataacttgttatcggatccgttcgtgttCGCGGTTACGAACGATGTAAGTGTAGTGCTGGTGCAGAGCTgctggaaaccgcggatggcttttacgaagaaatgatctattatgccttctgtcctggacgtggcaccgacatcttgtgatgccctgtccccatccaagccgtctttcatgccatctaagaaccaggcgttgttgggttttgacaaatcaatgctgaagtcaccggtaatcatgagggacatggccctctcggcagagttattataggaagcattgaccccggatTTTGCGTATTTCGCGTGGTCGACGTTGTGCACCGcgtggacaagtggatggtagCTCAGCGatttccaggggtgctctgtcttcagctccctaactttctttgcgtcggccgctgtgggatagtggttacggtgctcggctgctgacccgaacgtcgctggttcgatcccggtcgtggtggtcgcatttagatggaggcgaaatgctagcggccagtgtactgtgcgatgtcaaggcaggttaaggaataccagatggttaaaaCTTCCGGAggccttcactatggcgtctctgataatcatatcgtggttttatgacgtaaaaccccaacagttactgTTATtaatcactttccttccgtgtcaatgtctatgttcgtggttactgcgttgattgagactctgttatcacctgtggcacatacccgcataacatgaactctggtatgcgggtatatgccCCACGTGACcaagagaaagggtttcatgacgtacgcgacaggtattttgcgttattcatgtcatcaccagtgaatcgtgttcgtcatatacactcatcctatgttacgcaaattttggtatattacaacctatggagacgaccgggaaagcgcccagacgaaggcggctagacaaacagatagatagatagatacgtagatagaaacgcccaaagtgcctgaggttcgctaagaaatgtttcgcgttTAATAATTGAGTGTTTTGGTATTGTGGGTAGCATTGGACTTGTGGGACTAGTTATTTCATGATCGCCATGCCTGCAACTCAATTTCAGTGTTGCGCAGTCATCAATTGTTAAGTTGATGCGCAGCGTAAGAATAACCGGAATGTCTGCTAAATAAAGGGAACAAAACATTTTTTGGCAATTAACTTGTGAATACAATTACGCTACGATAGAAACTGAATACCTTTCCAAGCTTGCAGTGTACATTAAGTAAGCGCAGCGCGACGGTGCGCTTGAAAGCAGcagagaaaaatgaagaagaaatctCGAGCGCCTTTTCTGCGATGCTTAACCGCTGATTATGAGCAAGAGCGAACAGAAACGGTGTCAGACACGCAGTAATTGAAGCCGCTGTGCCTGCTGTTCACGCGACGCAGTGGACTCAGTTTTCTTAGGGAAGCACAGTGCAGACACACCGTGGCCCTCTGAATATTTCTACACGGAATATTACGGTCCTTTAAAAAGCGTCGATGGACTTTGCTTCTGCAATGGTGCTTCTGCAATGGGCCTGCCTTACTATTGATTTATTCTATCACTGACGTGCATGCAGCGTGGAAAcgactctcgctctctctctctttctctctctctctctctctctctctctctctatatatatatatatatatatatatatatatatatatatatatataatatatatatatgtatatatatatatatatatatatatatcaaaataaagttctgaaggtccggtgcgcATGTAGTTGAAAGAAATGAAGGTGCACACTTACGAAAATCGCATatttttactatatatatatatatatatatatatatatatatatatatacatatatatatatatatatatatatatatatatatatatatatatatatatatatatatatatatatacgtagtcTTGTGAACTCTGCAGATAAAACCCTAGCTACCGATCTaccgaagaaatttccattccctcCCGCAGCTTCCCATACTATTCAATATTGTCCTCAACCTGCATTGGCGACACTAAGTTGGCTTTGAAACATGAGTAAAAAAAGAAGACTGATCTGTTTCTGATTTAGACACATATGGGTATTTCTTGAGAAATGAACaccaacgctatcgcgttaaaacagcgcTCTTACGAACCCGATGGCGCTATTGGCAGTGGTAGTTGCTTTCGTCACTTCATGGTTTAATATGCGACAGATGTCACGGATGATCTCTCAATCTTCTTGCCGCCATTCCCCCTCCCGTTAGCGTTTAAATAAGCTTTattctcccctcccctcttctTGGCCTACTCGTACAATCAGTGCATCTCATGTCCGCTGGTTTGCATATTGGCAGTGGGCCTAAGCTCCGCGTGACCATGGCTCGCATCGCCCGGGCACGATGCGCAACGGCGCAATGGTGGGCTTCATGTCAGGGCTCACCTCGGGCCGTTCTCGTGAACTTTTTCCCACGACAGGCATGTTTTAGCAGTAAATTCAATACCTGGTAACTTTTGGGTATCGCTACGTTGCGATTGGGCCATTCGAAGGAACTAAAAAAGATCTCTCTTTTTTGTGAACTTCCGATTCCGCGGAGTAATTCGAACGTGTTCGTCACTTCGTTCActcgagtttcaactgtaaacACAGTTGTGCAATGTCGTGCTTCCTAATAAagaaaaatttattattattGCAATAATAAGAAACAGGggcagaattcacaaaacttctcttccgTAAGTGCGTCTTCTCAGTGTCGAGCCGCATTCTCTAATTATATGTCCCGTGTcctgattggctgaaatattctcctaATATTTTTAGCGTAAAGCGTTTTCGTCAGTACAGACCCAGATGAACATGTCCGTGCCATATCGAAAAGTTATTCGTTTCATACGGGAGTAATGTGGCAATGGCGCATTAGTTACTGTATAGTTCTTAGACCCAATCTGCACCCAGCGAAATAGAGCAATAAAACAGTTTAAAAAAACACAAGGAATAAACGACACGTCCGAAGTCAAGTTGCAATCGCAAATCCGCGCGAGAAGTCCGATTTTAGCGGCAGTTAATATTCAGTGTTATGGAAAGTCTCTCTGGTGAACGGTACTCGACGCGAAGCGGTTTCACAAAACTCGGAGATGTAAAAATACAGTTTGATTGCTCGCGACGTACGTTCCATTACGGCGACGAGGACAAATAAGCGCCGAGACCGTTTCGCCACCTCACGCGAAGCGCCAGCAACTCGAGCGCCGTTGAACGAGAGAGATGCCAACGCCTCCGAGATAGGATCGACGAGTCTCTGTTCTCAGACCCTTTGAGGATGCAGTCGTCAAACTATTGCTCGGGAGGTGGCGCAACCTAACTGATGTTGCACACCAAAGCGATCAACGCTGAAAACAGCTAATTGCATAAATCACAATCATCCCTGCCGTCCCGTAAGCAACGCTTATGCTTGCGTCTGCACCAGTCACTcacttgaaaaaaaatatttaatgaTATAGTTTTGAACTATGCAGAATATCGAGGGGAGAAGTGGAAAACTCAAGCAATTTTTTCAGGAGTGGGGCTTAAGGCAACTCAGAGTAAGTTAAATAAATCTATTAATATAAGAGCCCAGTTTTCTGAAACAGTCAGAGAGCGCCACAGTCCAAAAGGAACGAAAGATGGTTGCCCGACACTCACGCCGTTGCAAGCTCCTCGTACCACCAGACAACAATAACATTATAAGCggaaaactattttttttctgtgacggTGGCATACCGTTTGCACACTTGTAACGTTCCACCAACCCTTTTTCGCTTAGGGTCTGTTTTATCTTAAGAGCCGTTCTGCAACAAGGCGTGAGAAATAGTTTGCCACCTCGAgaatataggcgtgcgcagggttttccttcaggggggcgaaggttgattgcggcgcccccccccccccccgctctctattaaatcaatgtatggggcagactttgcgggGCCGCCTCTTCTTAGGTGcctagagggggcggccgcccccctgacCCCCCTCGGAGCACGCCTATGCTCAAGATGAGCAAGAAGTATAGTGGTGTGAGCATGTGAAAGCGGTAGgcgtgtgtgaatattcgaaaatcTCGAATAAATGAATCGAATAGTGTCCTATTCGTTTTTGGcagtcgaatcgaatagtacatattcgaaaTACTGAGTATTTTTCGAATACCTTCCGAATAATCAGCACTGACAGAAAAGCCCCAAAAGAACaacacatca
Above is a window of Rhipicephalus sanguineus isolate Rsan-2018 chromosome 3, BIME_Rsan_1.4, whole genome shotgun sequence DNA encoding:
- the LOC119384996 gene encoding uncharacterized protein LOC119384996 yields the protein MRIIGLLRPQPTRPRHAPTLRELLLEVQKHEQEDLNRYTKERQRQLVVLLVIAVLLLYFAGVVGAYVYYDNAEQTPAVPGRRRVPLKMLRSTINGSATTVAQHSLLRSWKRAALEAFRNRRL